In Cystobacter ferrugineus, one DNA window encodes the following:
- a CDS encoding DUF1552 domain-containing protein has product MSSTPVFRVDRRMFLRGAGGAVLALPLLPSLLSPREAKAQAAQRPKCFVHFRTPHGAIFGANMWPADSALTQALFYASHDVRRGALAAPVNASGDAVISRVLTARSTVLTPTLVSKMNILRGLDFPLYMGHNFGAALGYYDFDKQRPASPRATIDQVMAYSPAFYPSVASVRKRSVAIAASGTASGSWGYSTPGVRSSGVASSPISSMESSLALFDILLAGTSGSGNTRAPVVDRILDSYRRLRNGNSRLSAEDRTRLDQHIDAVAELQRRLEATTGAGCQVPQRPTTDNLSLKRSGSFAGDPAKNVEYFRLINEVLAVAMNCGVCRIATISIDENNQNLTFTTRAPQGEDWHNNVVHPSTVAGPNQDLVVQFNQVFFSQVFLDLVSRFERFSNGAGGTLLDDSLLAWAQENGNTPHFSFSVPVVTAGSAGGALKTGSYCDYRNTTRKVSGDSSTGSEGNYLWAGLLYNQWLGTALQAMSIPKAEWSESDHPGYGWKASYQSTYEYFFTNKGFTSAQAYPSSMWQKTGELLPFLAP; this is encoded by the coding sequence GTGAGCAGCACACCTGTCTTCCGAGTGGACCGCCGCATGTTCCTTCGCGGCGCGGGCGGAGCCGTCCTGGCGTTGCCGCTGCTCCCATCGCTGCTGAGCCCGAGAGAAGCGAAGGCCCAGGCGGCCCAGCGCCCGAAGTGCTTCGTGCACTTCCGTACCCCCCATGGCGCCATCTTCGGCGCGAACATGTGGCCGGCGGACTCGGCGCTGACGCAGGCCCTGTTCTACGCGAGCCACGACGTCCGGAGAGGGGCGCTGGCCGCGCCGGTCAACGCGAGCGGTGATGCGGTCATCAGCCGGGTGCTGACCGCGCGGTCGACGGTGCTCACGCCCACCCTCGTCTCGAAGATGAACATCCTGCGGGGCCTCGACTTCCCCCTGTACATGGGTCACAACTTCGGCGCCGCGCTGGGCTACTACGACTTCGACAAGCAGCGGCCCGCCTCGCCTCGGGCGACCATCGACCAGGTGATGGCCTACTCTCCGGCCTTCTACCCGAGTGTCGCCTCCGTCCGGAAACGAAGCGTCGCCATCGCCGCCTCGGGTACCGCGAGCGGGAGCTGGGGCTACAGCACCCCCGGGGTTCGCTCCTCCGGGGTCGCCTCGAGCCCCATCAGCTCCATGGAGAGCTCGCTCGCCCTGTTCGACATCCTGCTGGCCGGCACCAGCGGCTCCGGCAACACCCGGGCACCGGTGGTGGACAGGATTCTCGACAGCTATCGGCGGCTCCGCAACGGCAACAGCCGACTCTCGGCCGAGGACCGAACGCGACTGGACCAGCACATCGACGCCGTCGCCGAGCTGCAGCGCCGGCTGGAGGCGACCACCGGCGCCGGCTGTCAGGTGCCGCAGCGGCCCACCACCGACAACCTGTCGCTCAAGCGCTCGGGCTCCTTTGCGGGAGACCCCGCGAAGAACGTCGAATACTTCCGGCTCATCAACGAGGTGCTCGCCGTGGCGATGAACTGCGGCGTCTGCCGCATCGCCACCATCAGCATCGACGAGAACAACCAGAACCTGACGTTCACCACCCGCGCCCCGCAGGGTGAAGACTGGCACAACAACGTCGTTCATCCGTCGACCGTGGCCGGGCCGAACCAGGACCTGGTGGTCCAGTTCAACCAGGTCTTCTTCTCGCAGGTGTTCCTCGACCTCGTCTCCCGTTTCGAGCGGTTCTCGAACGGCGCGGGTGGAACGCTGCTGGATGACTCGCTGCTCGCGTGGGCCCAGGAGAACGGCAACACCCCACACTTCTCCTTCTCCGTCCCGGTGGTGACCGCCGGGAGCGCGGGAGGCGCGCTCAAGACCGGCAGCTACTGCGACTACCGGAACACCACGCGCAAGGTGAGCGGAGACTCCAGCACGGGCAGCGAGGGCAACTACCTGTGGGCAGGCCTCCTCTACAACCAGTGGCTCGGCACCGCGCTCCAGGCGATGAGCATCCCGAAGGCGGAGTGGAGTGAGTCCGACCATCCCGGTTACGGCTGGAAGGCGTCGTACCAATCTACGTACGAGTACTTCTTCACGAACAAAGGCTTCACCTCGGCGCAGGCCTATCCGTCGTCGATGTGGCAGAAGACCGGAGAGCTGCTGCCGTTTCTCGCGCCGTAG
- a CDS encoding alpha/beta fold hydrolase — MNEAPLYVASWGAGEPVVLVHSGGMSSRQWKKLADRLAGTYRVLAPDLLGSGENPPWPEDRPFEFGLDVDALATLLGTLPGPAHLVGHSYGGLLALTLARKYPERVRSLAVFDPVAFGVLHGAQDMEGLSDLARAADNPVFTDEQLGGSDAWMQAFVDYWNGPGTWRAMPEPSRASFLRVGRKVFQEVRTLMLDRTGLDAYAKVAMPALLMFGEKSPAAARRVVTLLSQALPAATLVQFPGAGHMGPLTHGSLVNERIAEHLSHA, encoded by the coding sequence ATGAATGAAGCGCCGCTGTACGTCGCGTCCTGGGGCGCGGGCGAGCCCGTCGTGTTGGTGCACAGTGGAGGAATGTCCTCGCGGCAGTGGAAGAAGCTGGCGGATCGGCTCGCCGGGACCTACCGCGTCCTCGCGCCGGATCTGCTGGGCTCCGGGGAGAATCCCCCCTGGCCAGAGGATCGGCCCTTCGAGTTCGGCCTGGACGTGGACGCCCTCGCGACCCTGCTCGGCACCCTGCCCGGACCCGCGCACCTCGTGGGCCACTCGTATGGCGGCCTGCTCGCGCTCACCCTCGCGCGCAAGTACCCGGAGCGGGTGCGCTCCCTCGCCGTCTTCGATCCGGTGGCCTTCGGCGTCCTCCACGGCGCCCAGGACATGGAGGGCCTGTCCGACCTGGCGCGGGCGGCGGACAACCCCGTCTTCACGGACGAGCAACTCGGGGGAAGCGATGCCTGGATGCAGGCATTCGTGGACTACTGGAACGGCCCCGGCACCTGGCGCGCCATGCCCGAGCCCTCGCGTGCCTCCTTCCTCCGGGTGGGCCGGAAGGTCTTCCAGGAGGTCCGCACGCTGATGCTCGACCGCACGGGCCTCGACGCCTACGCGAAGGTGGCCATGCCCGCGCTCCTGATGTTCGGAGAGAAGTCTCCCGCCGCCGCGCGCCGGGTCGTCACCCTGCTGTCCCAGGCCCTGCCCGCGGCCACGCTCGTCCAGTTCCCCGGAGCCGGGCACATGGGCCCCCTCACCCATGGCTCCCTCGTCAACGAGCGCATTGCCGAGCACCTCTCCCACGCCTGA
- a CDS encoding VOC family protein: protein MDYDIVNLHHVGHIVNDMSEALTLYRRLGFVLPPPSYPTMAPRQGAAPVPFGAANTHADFPRSFVELATYVKEGHSDRIPSDAKLVPLQAPAELMPRLLERISNTSASLATYLDRFEGLHILMFSSPDIDAAATRLSAAGVRHGGVNTVQRPVETKSGARMELVRYLELDSDEPGTKPGTVAEGRVGVVAALDPEIQSARRLDHPNGAVDLVEVMLCVARADLTTVQARYENYLGRPARTDGPSRVFNLEGARLTLVPDSDLATLLPGERPAALPAFVAYTVAVRDISVTRNLLRDNGFPLNRTASGDTFVPAAAALGTAIIFREATAG from the coding sequence ATGGACTACGACATCGTGAACTTGCATCACGTTGGCCACATCGTGAACGACATGAGCGAGGCCCTCACGCTCTACCGGAGGTTGGGCTTCGTCCTGCCGCCCCCGAGCTATCCCACCATGGCCCCGAGGCAGGGAGCTGCTCCCGTGCCGTTCGGTGCGGCGAACACCCACGCCGACTTTCCACGCAGTTTCGTCGAGCTCGCAACGTACGTGAAGGAAGGCCACTCCGACCGGATCCCGAGCGACGCGAAGCTCGTTCCCCTTCAGGCACCGGCCGAGCTGATGCCCAGGCTCCTGGAGCGAATCAGCAACACCAGTGCCAGCCTTGCCACGTACCTGGACCGCTTCGAGGGCTTGCACATCCTGATGTTTTCCTCGCCTGACATCGATGCCGCCGCCACGCGACTGAGCGCGGCGGGCGTGAGACACGGCGGAGTGAACACCGTGCAGCGTCCCGTGGAGACAAAATCCGGAGCTCGAATGGAGCTCGTCCGTTATCTGGAGCTCGATAGCGACGAACCCGGAACGAAGCCGGGCACCGTCGCGGAGGGACGAGTCGGAGTCGTCGCGGCTCTGGACCCGGAAATCCAGAGTGCACGACGGTTGGATCACCCCAACGGCGCCGTCGATCTCGTCGAGGTCATGCTCTGTGTCGCGAGGGCCGACCTCACCACCGTCCAAGCCAGGTATGAGAACTATCTAGGCCGACCGGCGCGGACGGACGGTCCCTCGCGGGTCTTCAACCTCGAAGGCGCCAGGCTGACGCTCGTGCCCGACTCCGACCTCGCGACCCTCCTGCCGGGCGAACGACCCGCCGCGCTACCCGCCTTCGTCGCCTATACGGTCGCCGTACGCGACATCTCCGTCACCCGAAACCTCCTGCGGGACAACGGGTTCCCGCTCAACCGAACGGCTTCTGGTGACACCTTCGTGCCAGCCGCTGCGGCACTCGGCACCGCGATCATCTTCCGCGAAGCGACGGCGGGGTGA
- a CDS encoding TetR/AcrR family transcriptional regulator C-terminal domain-containing protein: MADRLARLSLAGRLSASNPAEAAKQFIALLTGPLKTRSLLGTRHGAGPEKGHRQRLRPPMFFLSRRQVRRSRTIRSTNSAKLRSTRS, encoded by the coding sequence CTGGCCGATCGGTTGGCACGGCTCTCGCTCGCCGGCCGCCTGAGCGCGAGCAACCCGGCCGAGGCCGCCAAACAGTTCATCGCCCTGCTCACCGGCCCGCTCAAGACGCGGTCCCTGCTGGGCACCCGGCACGGGGCCGGGCCGGAGAAGGGACACCGTCAGCGGCTACGTCCGCCGATGTTCTTTCTTTCGCGGCGCCAGGTTCGCCGGAGCCGGACAATCAGATCGACGAACAGTGCGAAACTGCGATCGACACGTTCCTGA
- a CDS encoding ArsR/SmtB family transcription factor has translation MPRTFDRRAIHDTAQIRLLASPVRQELVDTLAALGGEASVADLAEQLGRPADGLYYHLRVLCRGGLVREVEPAEGEERRYRLAGTGDAPLRLAYRAGRAGNLAALGRFARGLLRIATRDFEEALRLEDVAVSGPRRELWTARNKGWLGPKDLEEVNRLIERLCELTSQPRAPGRERLMSLAFVLAPIRPRAKRRPRPQP, from the coding sequence ATGCCCAGGACCTTCGACCGTCGCGCCATCCACGATACGGCGCAGATTCGGCTGCTCGCCTCTCCGGTGCGGCAGGAGCTCGTGGACACCCTGGCCGCGCTTGGCGGCGAGGCAAGCGTCGCCGACCTGGCGGAACAGCTCGGGCGTCCGGCGGACGGGCTCTACTACCATCTACGGGTGCTCTGCCGCGGCGGGCTGGTCCGCGAAGTGGAGCCCGCCGAGGGAGAAGAGCGGCGCTACCGCCTCGCCGGCACCGGTGATGCGCCCCTTCGCCTGGCCTACCGTGCCGGAAGGGCCGGCAACCTCGCGGCCCTGGGACGGTTCGCCCGAGGCCTGCTGCGAATCGCCACGCGAGACTTCGAAGAGGCGCTGCGGTTGGAGGACGTGGCCGTCAGCGGTCCGCGACGCGAGCTCTGGACGGCGCGCAACAAGGGCTGGCTGGGTCCCAAGGACCTGGAGGAGGTCAACAGGCTCATCGAGCGCCTCTGTGAGCTCACCAGCCAGCCGCGCGCGCCCGGCCGCGAGCGCCTGATGAGCCTCGCCTTCGTGCTCGCCCCCATCCGTCCTCGAGCGAAGCGGCGGCCCCGGCCCCAGCCCTGA
- a CDS encoding S41 family peptidase, giving the protein MFDPSVLQAVRSGALAAWAAILAACAAVPASPVAPEKLSPEAIRADLRFVLETLERNHPDLAHSVDRSELDHVLAAVERTLDHPLTRDEAWAALARLNPAFADGHVLIGLQDWREESRAHLARGSGFFPFEVSLTPDGALKILSALGGGATAHAGRTLTRINGQDARQVTRELLARTHGDTPLFRVALLSRRWWLYYWKLHGTPTRFELELDGAEVVRAPASRALPAILQEEARFEHLFRFELLDGESALLTLGSFSWPDKARYFAFVHDAFGRMRTAGTRRLIIDLRANGGGDDDMWKEGILRYVADRPYRAGSSYIKRVLEPYRKPGETMGEVVTGEITSLEEPRLDEPLCFEGEVWLLIGPLTYSSAVLFSNVVQDYGFGAVAGVGGAARVRQSGGVRSVVLPNTKLTLSYPRFVLDRPSGAREPALLRPELVLDDDPVRPRAAVDALLSRSADLRHP; this is encoded by the coding sequence ATGTTCGACCCGTCCGTGCTTCAGGCCGTGCGCAGCGGCGCACTCGCGGCCTGGGCCGCCATCCTCGCGGCCTGTGCCGCCGTTCCCGCCTCCCCAGTGGCACCGGAGAAACTCTCACCCGAGGCGATCCGAGCGGACCTGCGCTTCGTGCTGGAGACCCTCGAGCGCAACCATCCGGACCTGGCTCACTCGGTTGACCGGAGCGAGCTCGACCACGTCCTGGCAGCGGTGGAGCGTACGCTCGACCATCCCCTGACCCGCGACGAGGCGTGGGCGGCGCTGGCCCGGCTGAACCCGGCCTTCGCGGACGGACATGTGCTGATCGGCCTCCAGGACTGGCGGGAGGAGAGCCGCGCACACCTGGCGCGGGGCTCCGGCTTCTTCCCGTTCGAGGTGTCGCTCACGCCGGACGGAGCGCTGAAGATTCTGTCGGCGCTCGGCGGCGGCGCCACGGCGCATGCCGGCCGGACCCTCACGCGCATCAATGGCCAGGACGCGCGACAGGTCACCCGGGAGCTGCTGGCCCGTACCCACGGAGACACCCCGCTCTTCCGCGTGGCATTGCTCTCGCGGCGCTGGTGGCTCTATTACTGGAAGCTCCACGGCACGCCCACGCGCTTCGAATTGGAGCTGGACGGGGCCGAAGTCGTCCGCGCGCCGGCCAGCCGGGCGCTCCCCGCGATTCTGCAGGAGGAGGCCCGCTTCGAGCACCTCTTCCGCTTCGAGCTGCTCGACGGGGAGAGCGCCCTGCTCACCCTGGGTTCGTTCTCCTGGCCTGACAAGGCGCGCTACTTCGCCTTCGTCCACGACGCCTTCGGGCGGATGCGGACCGCGGGGACGCGGCGGCTCATCATCGACCTCCGTGCCAATGGTGGAGGGGACGACGACATGTGGAAGGAGGGCATCCTCCGCTATGTGGCCGACCGTCCCTATCGCGCGGGCTCGAGCTACATCAAGCGGGTGCTGGAGCCCTATCGCAAGCCGGGTGAGACCATGGGCGAGGTGGTGACGGGAGAAATCACCAGCCTCGAAGAGCCCCGGCTGGACGAGCCGCTTTGCTTCGAGGGAGAGGTGTGGCTGCTCATCGGGCCGCTCACCTACTCGTCGGCGGTCCTCTTCAGCAACGTGGTCCAGGACTACGGCTTCGGTGCCGTGGCCGGGGTGGGTGGCGCGGCGCGAGTCCGTCAATCCGGTGGCGTGCGGAGCGTGGTCCTTCCCAACACGAAGCTGACGCTGTCCTACCCGAGGTTCGTGCTCGACCGTCCCTCGGGTGCGCGGGAGCCGGCGCTGCTGCGGCCGGAGCTGGTGCTCGACGACGACCCCGTGCGGCCCCGTGCGGCCGTCGATGCCCTGCTGTCGCGGAGCGCGGACCTGCGGCACCCCTGA
- a CDS encoding SPFH domain-containing protein has translation MSANNSIHSNHEPVRNEYLDQVREQQQRVEVDLKARKMVAQVQAPMGGRARALAVAAPREIPGNAVDVRITGFWRWKTVVVPPNAYVVHTRRGHAQPLHIGLGVSFRFNPATDSFLVVPGAMQTILINAHCICRELQGLLVQGYVQWIIEDFATAYKKLDFTDAEEPMRVVNVQLREQAEAAIKDKVATMSIDAVLSDKQPIIEELTARLRHVAEGLGGGDKGLGLRIVTVQVKEAVVSSGRLWESLQKPFRAERERVARLATLETEEAIAHREQEVEQARERMRLESEGELSMLRARKEAEAYDREQAEHLRRRQREEEDARKLAVEHQQTALQNAELEKARLAVEAELAKLKQEVEAAQRKRQALAAIDVLDTERAAANRQARAELELQDDRERILNGRTPANLQARLVELLPAIAEKLPQPQELRSVSIGGAAGAQEGQALTTLVRQMLVLAGALKPETPERRES, from the coding sequence ATGTCGGCGAACAACAGCATCCACAGCAACCACGAGCCGGTGCGCAACGAGTACCTGGACCAGGTGCGCGAGCAGCAGCAGCGCGTCGAGGTGGACCTGAAGGCCCGCAAGATGGTGGCGCAGGTGCAGGCGCCCATGGGCGGCCGGGCCCGGGCGCTGGCCGTCGCGGCCCCCCGCGAGATTCCAGGCAACGCCGTGGACGTGCGCATCACGGGCTTCTGGCGGTGGAAGACGGTGGTGGTGCCGCCCAACGCCTACGTCGTGCACACCCGGCGCGGCCATGCGCAGCCGCTGCACATCGGCCTGGGGGTGTCCTTCCGCTTCAACCCGGCCACGGACTCGTTCCTGGTGGTCCCGGGCGCCATGCAGACCATCCTCATCAACGCGCACTGCATCTGCCGCGAGCTGCAGGGGCTGCTGGTGCAGGGCTACGTGCAGTGGATCATCGAGGACTTCGCCACGGCCTACAAGAAGCTGGACTTCACGGACGCCGAGGAGCCCATGCGAGTGGTGAACGTGCAGCTGCGCGAGCAGGCGGAGGCGGCCATCAAGGACAAGGTGGCCACCATGAGCATCGACGCGGTGCTCTCGGACAAACAGCCCATCATCGAGGAGCTGACGGCGCGGCTGCGCCACGTGGCCGAGGGCCTGGGCGGGGGCGACAAGGGCCTGGGGCTGCGGATCGTCACGGTGCAGGTGAAGGAGGCGGTGGTGAGCTCCGGGCGGCTGTGGGAGAGCCTGCAGAAGCCCTTCCGGGCCGAGCGCGAGCGCGTGGCGCGGCTGGCCACGCTCGAGACGGAGGAGGCCATTGCCCACCGGGAGCAGGAGGTGGAGCAGGCGCGCGAGCGGATGCGGCTGGAGAGCGAGGGCGAGCTGTCCATGCTGCGCGCGCGCAAGGAGGCGGAGGCGTACGACCGGGAGCAGGCCGAGCACCTGCGGCGGCGGCAGCGCGAGGAGGAGGACGCGCGGAAGCTGGCCGTGGAGCACCAGCAGACGGCGCTGCAGAACGCCGAGCTGGAGAAGGCGCGGCTGGCGGTGGAGGCGGAGCTGGCGAAGCTCAAGCAAGAGGTGGAGGCGGCGCAGCGCAAGCGCCAGGCGCTGGCGGCCATCGACGTGCTGGACACGGAGCGGGCGGCGGCCAACCGGCAGGCCCGCGCGGAGCTGGAGCTACAGGACGACCGCGAGCGCATCCTCAACGGGCGGACCCCGGCCAACCTCCAGGCGCGGCTGGTGGAGCTGCTGCCCGCCATCGCCGAGAAGCTGCCCCAGCCCCAGGAACTGCGCTCGGTGAGCATTGGCGGTGCGGCAGGCGCCCAGGAGGGCCAGGCGCTGACCACGCTGGTGAGGCAGATGCTGGTGCTGGCGGGGGCGCTCAAGCCGGAGACCCCCGAGCGCCGGGAGTCCTGA
- a CDS encoding VOC family protein gives MPHLAHIALVVRDYDEALAFYVGRLGFTLVEDTEQPEQNKRWVTIRPPGAPENTTTLLLARAATPEQAAFIGNQSGGRVFLFLATDDFERDHEAFTAAGVTWVRPPTEQPYGKVAVFADLYGNLWDLVQFAR, from the coding sequence ATGCCCCATCTTGCCCATATCGCCCTCGTCGTCCGCGACTATGACGAGGCGCTCGCGTTCTACGTCGGCAGGCTCGGCTTCACCCTCGTCGAGGACACCGAGCAGCCGGAGCAGAACAAGCGCTGGGTCACGATCCGCCCGCCCGGCGCACCGGAAAACACCACCACCCTCCTGCTCGCCCGCGCCGCCACGCCCGAGCAGGCCGCATTCATTGGCAATCAATCCGGCGGGCGCGTCTTCCTCTTTCTCGCCACCGACGACTTCGAGCGCGACCATGAAGCCTTCACCGCCGCTGGCGTGACGTGGGTCCGTCCTCCCACCGAGCAGCCCTATGGCAAGGTCGCCGTCTTCGCCGATCTCTACGGCAACCTCTGGGATCTCGTGCAGTTCGCCCGCTGA
- a CDS encoding HEAT repeat domain-containing protein, producing the protein MSWEIDLEQWRSELVDAFHWGDQERARTLVAALREAQPRRVQSVLEQMLQSPDGKVRQAAAFGLGELGGPANARRLEQQLLLEGSRGGYDASSVVQVITQALGQLKSASSRATLVRRLNRLAAGAPEGSDVDDLTYALWRKRHPELIPAVRGALERIAPPASEGLLALLRLLENSSEELRVWIEDESVPVEQKTKVLTVLDEEVPDELVPLLPSFIFLARSIIGVASTRKGQERRFCDRLFTLLLLHRERLLPALPPKARAGLREVARRMVAAPETVRIIKAATILEYVGHREDADLLAEYKSQDDVLGRVYEEAIEVLRKLPHT; encoded by the coding sequence ATGTCATGGGAAATCGATTTGGAGCAGTGGCGGTCAGAGCTGGTTGATGCCTTCCACTGGGGAGATCAGGAGAGGGCACGCACCCTGGTGGCGGCATTGCGCGAGGCGCAGCCCAGAAGAGTCCAGAGTGTTCTGGAACAAATGCTCCAGTCTCCTGACGGGAAGGTGCGCCAGGCGGCCGCCTTTGGCCTGGGTGAGCTAGGTGGTCCTGCGAACGCCAGACGCTTGGAGCAGCAACTCCTCCTGGAGGGGTCTCGAGGGGGCTACGACGCCTCGTCTGTCGTGCAGGTCATCACCCAGGCACTTGGTCAGCTCAAGAGCGCCAGCTCGAGGGCAACCCTCGTACGCAGGCTGAATCGATTGGCCGCTGGCGCGCCAGAGGGGTCCGATGTGGATGACTTGACCTATGCACTTTGGCGCAAGCGTCATCCAGAGTTGATCCCCGCTGTTCGCGGGGCCCTGGAGCGGATCGCTCCACCTGCTTCCGAGGGCCTGCTGGCCCTCCTTCGCTTGCTGGAGAACTCTTCGGAAGAACTGCGAGTGTGGATTGAGGACGAGTCGGTGCCTGTCGAGCAGAAGACCAAGGTCCTGACCGTGCTGGATGAGGAGGTACCAGATGAACTGGTCCCTTTGCTCCCCTCATTCATCTTCCTGGCCCGGTCCATCATTGGAGTGGCATCCACACGCAAGGGGCAGGAAAGGCGTTTCTGTGATCGCCTGTTCACCCTGCTGCTCCTACACCGCGAGCGTCTTCTTCCCGCGCTCCCACCCAAGGCCCGCGCCGGATTGCGCGAGGTGGCCCGGAGAATGGTTGCGGCCCCGGAGACTGTACGCATCATCAAAGCCGCGACTATCCTTGAGTACGTGGGACATCGGGAGGACGCCGACCTGCTGGCGGAATACAAGTCCCAAGACGACGTGCTTGGCAGGGTGTACGAGGAGGCTATCGAGGTACTGCGCAAGCTCCCCCATACTTGA
- a CDS encoding RecQ family ATP-dependent DNA helicase: MRRMPVDLPHFEQAQEGLVRHFGLTEFRPGQAQVISSVLSGRNTVVVMPTGAGKSLCYQLPAMLLPGVTLVISPLIALMKDQVEQLTARGIPATFINSSLSDMDRADRLRRLRAGEFKLVYVAPERFRSPSFVDTLTQVGVDLLAVDEAHCISQWGHDFRPDYAQLGQVRKRLRPPRTVALTATATPEVRDDIVRSLLMKDPQVFAEGFDRPNLFLEVFDVGGDEDKRRACAGLAKLGGSGIIYCSTRKSAENTHSALCERGVNAILYHAGMDDDARRRAQDEFMSSKDAVAVATNAFGMGIDKPDIRFVAHANIPKAVEAYYQEIGRAGRDRGPAFAALLFNHADVYTQERLIQGNHPSEAVIADLWNVLREVPEYDKGQHVLAAQTGASEFEISAALRILEREGKVERGSRGEGEYGITLTDKAPTTQPHAPDARRLLASFLETFPVGRSATTQLPILARRTGLSSEDIQHALKLLERAGAVKVRRPFSGRTIRALEQVPFRELGVDLSKVREQERRSLMHLKRMTDYAYTKRCRRAFILDYFGQQDVEATCGNCDRCAGSRLQRLEGMARSSTAPRATPTLAPGRPEGYSELAATELRRWRKELAKDLQVPPFIIFNDETLRGLAAALPIEREAFLAVKGTGESRWERFGVKVVEICLMARAAGHEPIAVAPTPPRVRKGSRSSRS, translated from the coding sequence ATGCGACGGATGCCGGTGGACCTGCCCCATTTCGAGCAAGCCCAGGAGGGATTGGTCCGCCATTTCGGCCTGACCGAGTTCCGCCCGGGACAGGCGCAGGTCATCAGCTCCGTGCTCAGCGGGCGCAACACCGTGGTGGTGATGCCCACGGGGGCGGGCAAGAGCCTGTGCTACCAGCTCCCGGCGATGCTGCTGCCCGGGGTGACGCTCGTCATCTCCCCGCTCATCGCGCTGATGAAGGATCAGGTGGAGCAACTCACCGCGCGAGGCATCCCCGCCACGTTCATCAACTCGTCGCTGTCGGATATGGACCGCGCCGACCGCTTGCGGCGCCTGCGCGCGGGCGAGTTCAAGCTCGTCTACGTGGCGCCGGAGCGCTTTCGCAGCCCGAGCTTCGTGGACACGCTGACCCAGGTGGGCGTGGACCTGCTCGCGGTGGACGAGGCGCACTGCATCTCGCAGTGGGGCCATGACTTCCGGCCGGACTACGCGCAGCTCGGCCAGGTGCGCAAGCGCCTGCGGCCTCCGCGCACGGTGGCGCTCACGGCCACGGCCACGCCGGAGGTGCGCGACGACATCGTGCGCTCGTTGTTGATGAAGGACCCGCAGGTGTTCGCCGAGGGCTTCGACCGGCCCAACCTCTTCCTGGAGGTGTTCGACGTCGGAGGGGACGAGGACAAGCGCCGGGCGTGCGCGGGGCTGGCGAAGCTGGGGGGCAGCGGCATCATCTACTGCTCCACGCGCAAGTCGGCGGAGAACACGCACTCGGCGCTGTGCGAGCGGGGGGTGAACGCCATCCTCTACCACGCGGGCATGGACGACGACGCGCGGCGCCGGGCCCAGGACGAGTTCATGTCCAGCAAGGACGCGGTGGCGGTGGCCACCAACGCCTTCGGCATGGGAATCGACAAGCCGGACATCCGCTTCGTGGCGCACGCGAACATCCCCAAGGCGGTGGAGGCGTACTACCAGGAGATCGGCCGCGCGGGCCGGGACCGGGGACCCGCCTTCGCCGCGCTCCTCTTCAACCACGCGGACGTGTACACGCAGGAGCGGCTCATCCAGGGCAACCACCCCTCGGAGGCCGTCATCGCCGACCTGTGGAACGTGCTGCGCGAGGTGCCCGAGTACGACAAGGGCCAGCACGTGCTGGCGGCGCAGACGGGGGCGAGTGAGTTCGAGATCTCCGCCGCGCTGCGCATCCTGGAGCGCGAGGGGAAGGTGGAGCGCGGCAGCCGCGGCGAGGGCGAGTATGGGATTACGCTCACGGACAAGGCGCCCACGACCCAGCCGCATGCGCCGGACGCGCGGAGGCTGCTCGCGTCTTTCCTGGAGACGTTTCCCGTGGGGCGCTCGGCCACCACGCAACTGCCCATCCTCGCGCGGCGCACGGGCCTGTCCTCGGAGGACATCCAGCACGCGCTCAAGCTGTTGGAGCGCGCGGGGGCGGTGAAGGTGCGCCGGCCCTTCTCCGGGCGCACCATCCGCGCACTGGAGCAGGTGCCCTTTCGCGAGCTGGGGGTGGACCTGAGCAAGGTGCGCGAGCAGGAGCGGCGCTCGCTGATGCACCTCAAGCGGATGACGGACTACGCGTACACGAAGCGGTGCCGCCGCGCCTTCATCCTCGACTACTTCGGGCAGCAGGACGTGGAGGCCACGTGCGGCAACTGTGACCGGTGCGCGGGCAGCCGGCTGCAGCGGCTGGAGGGGATGGCGCGCTCGTCCACCGCGCCCCGGGCCACGCCGACGCTCGCGCCGGGCCGGCCCGAGGGCTACAGCGAGCTGGCCGCCACGGAGCTACGGCGCTGGCGCAAGGAGCTCGCGAAAGACCTCCAGGTGCCCCCCTTCATCATCTTCAACGACGAGACGCTGCGGGGGCTAGCAGCGGCGCTGCCCATCGAGCGCGAGGCGTTCCTCGCGGTGAAGGGCACGGGGGAGAGCCGCTGGGAGCGCTTCGGCGTCAAGGTGGTGGAGATCTGCCTGATGGCGCGCGCCGCGGGCCACGAGCCCATCGCCGTGGCTCCCACCCCGCCCCGCGTCCGCAAGGGCTCGCGGAGTTCGCGCTCCTGA